The genomic window TCCATGCGGCCGTAGACTCCGGCGGGATCGCGCTGGAGCACCTGTTCCATCAGGCTCACTTGCTCGATCGTTCGGTTCCAGTCGACGGTGGCCACCAGGCGCAGGCTCGTGATCGAGTTGCCCATGGACGCGTGTCCCATGGTCTGCCGCTGGTGCTCGGCGCGGACGGCCTCGTCGATGCTGAAGCCCGTCGCCTGCAGCCGGCGCTCGAGCTCGATTCGCAGCTCCGCGATCCGCGGCCCCAGCTCGCGCATGCGCTGGACCAGCTGAACGACGAAGCCGTTCGAGAGGACCTCGGGGAGCGGCGGCAGCGGGGCCGTGCCGCCGGCGGACTCGAATCGCTCGAAGTATCGATCCGCCTCGGCCTCGCCGGCCCGGCTCTCCATGACCTCATCCGTCAACCGTCTCAGGTTCTCGATCAGGGTGAGCTTCAGCATGCTCGGCCATGCCCAGAGCTCGCCCAGGGTGAGCGGCGCCACCATTTGGTAGGCGCTCACGAAGTGCGTCAGCCGGTGGAGGTCGAAGCGGGCATCGCTATGGCGGATGAACTCGACCGCCATGGCGTGCACTCGGGCCACGCCCGCGAGCTCTCGTGAGGCCAGCTTGGGAAGCTCGAGGTAGTAGCGGTGCGGCAGGTTCTTTCGGACCTCGCCGGACTCCGCTTCCACCAGGTGGAAGTTGTCGAGCAGCCATTCCGCGGCCGGCGCGACGGGCTTCCCCCGGCGCACGTCCGCCGCGAGCACCTGGTACGACCGGCGCAGGACGCGGGCGTTCTCCTGAAGGCGCGGCAGGAAGCGGCGCGGCCGGCGGCGCGGATTGCGGGCCAGGGTGTAGCTCGCAGCCAGCGCGCGGGCGCGTTCCTCGAGGTGTTCGACGCTGAGCAGCTCGCCGCGGAGAGGACCGGGATCGGCGCCGGGTGTGTCACTCGAAGTCTGGAGCCGCAGGTCCCGAGCACTCATGGACGAAGGGAACCCTCCTGATGGGGGCGCGTGGGGCCGGCCCCTCGCGGGCCGGCCTGGCACGCCATCCAACCATGATACCGTGCGGTACGGGCGGCGGGGTGGCGGGTGCTACAATCGCGCCATGATCGCCGCGATCGACCTCGAAGGAGTGCTGGCGCCCGAGATCTGGCCCCATCTGGGGGACCACTTCGGCCTGGCGGAGCTCCACCTCACGACCCGCGACACGGGCGACTTCGACGAGCTCATGCACCAGCGCGTGGGCGCGCTCTCGCGCTCGGGGCTCACGCTCGCGAAGGTGCAGGCGGTGGCGCACCAGGTGCATCCCTATCTCGGCTCCAAGGAGTTCCTCCACCGGATCCGGCGCCACTGCCAGGTGATGATCATCTCGGACACGTTCCACGAGTTCGCGGAGCCCATGCTGGAGCGGCTCGGCGGCTTCAACCTCTTCGCGAACCGGTTCGAGGTCGACGCGCACGGCCACATCGTGGGGTGGAAGCTCCGGATCCGCGGCCGGAAGGCGATGGTCGTCGAGGGGTTCCGGAACGCGGGCTTCGCGGTGATCGGGATGGGGGACAGCCTGAACGATCTCACGCTCCTCCAGATGGCGGACCACCCGATTCTCTTCCGGCCCGTGGCAAAGCTACGCGAGGAGCTCCCGAAGGCCGTGGTGGTCGAGACGCTGGACGAGGCGCTGGTTTCGTTCCATGAGATCTTCCGCCGGAACGGGAGCGATCCCTAGCGGTTCCAGGGCCCGAGCGCCCCGCATTGACGGAGCCCAGCCTCTTTGGTAGCTTCGAGCGGCTGACCCGGAGCCATTGAGCACCGCGAGGCCGACCGACTCGCGGTCTTTTCATTTACGTTGGAGACGCAAGCCCATGTCGTGCCGTGTCATCGTCGGAGCCCAGTGGGGGGACGAGGGGAAGGGGAAGATCGTCGACCTCCTGAGCGAGGACGTCGATGTCGTGGCCCGCTACCAGGGCGGTCCCAACGCGGGACACACGGTCTGCTTCGGCGACCGTCAGTTCGTGCTCCACCTGATCCCCTCGGGGATCCTTCGGCCGTCCACGACCTGCTACATCGGGAACGGCGTGGTGATCGATCCCGACGCGCTCCGGAAGGAGCGTGACACGCTCGTGTCGCAGGGGATCTCCACCGACGGGCGGCTCTTCGTCTCGGGCTCCGCCCACGTGATCCTCCCCGATCACCGCGCGATCGAGCGCCACGCCGAGTCCGGCGCGACTCCCATCGGCACGACCGGCCGGGGGATCGGGCCCTCGTACACCGACAAGGCCGGGCGCGTGGGCATGCGCGTGGTCGATCTCCTGGATCCCGCGATCCGCGAGGAGCGCGTGCGCGCGCTGCGCGACCGGGCCCGGCGGCTCGTGGGGTCCGAGGAGGGGATGGATCCGATCGACTCCGTCCTCGAGCGCTGCGAGGCCGACGCGTCGCTCCTCCGGCCGATCACGGTCAACGTCTCCCGGGAGATCAACGCGGCCATCGCCGGGAAGAAGCGCATCCTCCTCGAGGGCGCCCAGGGCACCCACCTGGACGTGGACCACGGAACGTATCCCTACGTGACCTCCTCGAGCGCCGTCTCCGGCGGCGCCTGCACGGGCGTCGGGATCGGGCCGACCCACATCGACGAGGTGATCGGCGTGGCCAAGGCGTACGCGACGCGCGTCGGGAACGGTCCGTTCCCGTCGGAGATCCATGGCGAACTGGCCCAGCGCCTCCGCGAGGAAGGGCGCGAGTACGGCGCCACGACGGGCCGCCCGCGCCGCTGCGGGTGGTTCGACGTGGTCGCGATCCGGCACGCGGCGCGCGTGAACGGGCTCACGCAGCTCGTGATCACGAAGCTCGACGTGCT from Candidatus Eisenbacteria bacterium includes these protein-coding regions:
- the thrH gene encoding bifunctional phosphoserine phosphatase/homoserine phosphotransferase ThrH, translated to MIAAIDLEGVLAPEIWPHLGDHFGLAELHLTTRDTGDFDELMHQRVGALSRSGLTLAKVQAVAHQVHPYLGSKEFLHRIRRHCQVMIISDTFHEFAEPMLERLGGFNLFANRFEVDAHGHIVGWKLRIRGRKAMVVEGFRNAGFAVIGMGDSLNDLTLLQMADHPILFRPVAKLREELPKAVVVETLDEALVSFHEIFRRNGSDP
- a CDS encoding adenylosuccinate synthase, producing MSCRVIVGAQWGDEGKGKIVDLLSEDVDVVARYQGGPNAGHTVCFGDRQFVLHLIPSGILRPSTTCYIGNGVVIDPDALRKERDTLVSQGISTDGRLFVSGSAHVILPDHRAIERHAESGATPIGTTGRGIGPSYTDKAGRVGMRVVDLLDPAIREERVRALRDRARRLVGSEEGMDPIDSVLERCEADASLLRPITVNVSREINAAIAGKKRILLEGAQGTHLDVDHGTYPYVTSSSAVSGGACTGVGIGPTHIDEVIGVAKAYATRVGNGPFPSEIHGELAQRLREEGREYGATTGRPRRCGWFDVVAIRHAARVNGLTQLVITKLDVLDGLSEIEAVTAYDVRGSRVTEMPESLADLTAAKPVTERFPGWRTPTTSARQWDDLPKEARRYLDRLEEMAGVPIRLVSVGSGREENVRREARPPAAMAGR